Within Thunnus thynnus chromosome 15, fThuThy2.1, whole genome shotgun sequence, the genomic segment CTCGTAAATACCGAGTTGTTAAACAAGTTTGAGCTCCAGCCTGAAACTACATTCCTCCTGGTCGACACCAGGCCTGATTAGCTACACCTGAATACATAAACAGGGCTGGAAAAGTCTTTGTGAAAGCCTCAGTGGGTAAAGCAAACTTTGGACCATAAAGTTGGTAAACAAGCTTGTTTTTTAAGTGAACAAACACTAAATATGGTACCGACAGGCAGTTTAGGCTCagaacatgaatgtgttttctCAGTCACAACAATTAGTGACGATTTTCAGCGTTTTAAAGACTGAACAggaaatgatgacattttaatgataGTGATATAGTCTACTGTGTGTAGCAAAGTCCAGGCAGTTAGTCTTCAGAGAGCAGGaatgtttacagtttattaCTCAGCTGAAATGAATCAGTGTTCTGTTAATAATTGGCCATTTAGGATAACCACATGCACATCCTACAGTTTGGTTTGGTTAATATGCCATATTTAGTGAGGTGAAATGTTCAGTCAATTAGTTAATCAATATAAATTTTGATAGTCGATTATCAAgctaaaatgccaaacattcattggctccagcttctcaaatgtgaggatatgttgctttttctgtttgttttttttaaattgaatatatttgtatatatttgacTATATTTTGGACgaaagctgcaatgattaattgatttaatgagtagctgatcgacagaaaatgaatcagcagcaACTAATTTGGTAATTGATTGATTCTcgagcaaacaaacaaacatttgaggttccagcctctcaaatgggAGAACCAGCTTCCTTTTCTTGTCTCATATTataataaatttaatatttttttggttttggactgttggtcacacaaaacaagacatttgatgatgtcaccttgAACTCTAGAAAAGTGTTTGATATTTCAAAGactaaatgatttattgaaaaaaacacttcactAGATTTATCATTAATGAAAAAGCAGCCGACTGCAGCTCTGATTTAGTGCTTCTGTTCTAGCAAAACAGTGATTTTGGTTTAAGTTAAAGTCAGATTTTGTAGTTTGGGTGGTTTGGTAGGTCTGAAGCATGGATAAGAGTTTTTGTCTTATATTTTGGCTGTACAATGTTTTAGTAAATAGGCATCACTGTGTATAAATTATACCAAACGTTTCTACCAAATTTAAAGAGAGCAGATTTAACATATAGATGAGATCACagattaggtttttttttaatgtgtattgATATACTTATATATCAATATAAGTATATCATTATATAGATATAAATCATTATATAGATATAATGATTTACTGGACTGTCCTCATGAGGcctgaaactaacaattattctcttttcattcttttgaAAATTGTTTAGTctgaaaaacatcagaaaatagtgaaagatGCCCATCTCAGAGCCCACGGCaacgtcttcaaattgctttttttgtttgacaaaaagTCTACAactcaaacatattcagttcacaatgatataaaacagaaaaaacctTCATATTTCAGAAGCTGGGACTAGAGAATCATTGCAATTTCTGCTTGATAATTGACCGTTCTCAATCGTTTTTGATTGAGGATCCAGCCGTCCTGTATCAACTAGAAATAACCTGATTTGATGTTGATGTATCCATAAAGTTTGTAATTCATTCTTGCTGAATTTGTTCATGTatgatattttactttttgatgTTTGGGAGAATCTTAACCATTCGTACTTCAATTAAGGCCACAGATCGAGCATTAATAACAGTCTTTATGTGCAGTTTACCTGATTATCTgacacacaaaatatttaaacaggACTGACTGCTCTATACCCTGGGTTGGCCACACCCATGATAAACAAtgaactttgattttttttctttgtgaagcTGAAGGTGGGGTAGTATTTTAAACATTGTTGtaacttttttcccctcacagagAAATCAACAGATGTGTCCAAAAATGACTTTTAGCAAGTGGAAGCAGCTTTGCTAACAGTCAGACTCTTGACAGTACAACATCAATTGactgaaaaaggagaaaattggatttaaaaactgaaattggATTAGAATGTCTGGCCAAAGTGGTTTAATCTCTGAACTGACTGAAGAGGCGGCACCTTCACCTGCTGGTCCGACTGCAGAAGCTCAAACAGCAGGAAGTGAAAAGCCACACGAGAGCAACAGCATAGAGGACggaaagacatttgaagacaagGAAgtaaaggagaaggaggaggatcaAGAGGAGGTAGAAGAGGAAGTGAGCGCCTCTGCTCTTCTGGAGCCTAGCACTCTGCCATGGCCGGGAGATAAAGACAAGAGGCCGCAGACAGACAACGATGATGAAATCCGCTCAGAAAAAGGAGCTTCAGAGCCTGAAGAGAAGGACGCAGGGATAAATGGAGGAAGCCAGGATACGTCTGACGAGCAGAGCCAGGCAGAGAGCGACAGAAAGGGCATAGCCAAATGGAGAGAGAGCATGCCTGAGGGCGAGAGGTGGAGGGACGATGAGATCGAGGTGCAGCGGGACGGGAAAGGGGACGGTTCACTGgcagatgatgaagatgaggaggaggaggaagatggagagtCAGATTGGATTTCAGAGAAAGCTGCTCCGGGTTTCACTCCAAAAGTCACGATTGTGCGTCCGTCAAGCAAAGAGCTTCCTGAGGAGAGCACGTTCTTTATAGAAAAAGACATAGAGAAGGAGCCGCAGATGGAGCCCAACTCTGCAGCGCAGTTTTACCCCGACTGGACAGAACAGGACGACAAGTATTGTGAGTATAATACACACAATcacttcatcttcatcatctggGCCCGTATATATCAAACTTCTAAGAGTTACACTTTACATTGCTctaaagaaaatgtattcattgaAAGGGAAGAATACGACATATTTATCAAGCAACTTCTACTTACATGTACTGTTTACTTTACCCAACATCTGCACATTGTCCATTtaagaaatatttaaagatccAGACGTATATTAAGACATACataatactctgcttggaacaataatgatAAGGTTGGCCAGTAATAAGtctaataaataaaaccaataacATCTCCACTAACAATTACCGTAATATCTGAAATTCACAACAATAATCTAATATatttataacataaaaatgtataaaggGGGATTAGATAATAAGATGCTGCTGATGGTTGAGGTGCATCTAAGAAATCATAAAACAGGGAGATTTTAGTATTGACAAGAGCATCCAGTAAAGATGCACGGAAAGTTATtacagacacttttttttttttttggtttgtgcCCCTCAtatatgtaaaaacaataaaacaaaacttgaaTTAAATTCTTTGCATGAACACCTCATTAACTGTAAAGGAAACATAGTCAGGGATCTCTGGATCGTAATTTTTGATGTGTCAATCAACAAAGTTTTTTTCAGGTAATTATATCCACATCTATTGAACAACAAAAGCCTTTTTATATAGAGATGTAATTAGTTTTAATGTCTGGGGCCCTGTATGACTCCTGATGACTCATAATTAcatgtaatacatttttaagaaCCAGGACTcggtttttcacattttcagagCGTACATGTCACTTACTACTTTCTAATATCTTATTACAACCTTTAACCCTCCTTCCAGTTAAACATTCATTACAGTTTGCTATTACAAGCAAAATTGCAAAGCTATGCTTTAGAAAGCAATgcacatgaacaaacacatgaaaaaggaggaaattatAATGTCAGACAAGTGGCAAGATAATTCACATCTTTGCACAGCACAGTAATCTCAAGTATAGGTTAGGTAAAATGGACAATATTCCCTACACAGGTGTTAATTAAACACTCCAAAGAAGAACAAACCTGAAACTACTTACAGTATTTCACAGTCTTAAGACATTTAGTTAACTTTACTTTTGGTCAATTGTACTCATTACATACATGGTAACacaactgagagagagaagttttATGAAAAATGACCTCTGTTGGTGTGTTTGAGTGCTTGTGGGAAAACACAACATCCAAGACAACAGCCTTCTTAAATGAGTACTCCTCTGATTTAGCATTGTACTCCTATAACATGGTCGCACTCACGATTAGGTTTGCCGCGGTTGTCGATGTTACCGGTCTTACACGGTGTTGGGACATACACCgattacattacttgcccacCGCCCATACCgtagttttgcttttttatagaaataaaacccatttagttAATTTTCATGTATCAGAGCCCAcgttcattaaataaaaaactctAATTTGTAAAGTATCAAGCATGTTATCAATATTTAGTCGGACGACGGACAttacaattataaactgaaagtgtctgctccatgaccatctgcagcagcaacagagtCGCAGCAAAaagtagcagagtgagacatctgTTCTCcgtcctgctctctgctgtaaacaaacgTAACGCTAGCTCTTAACGAGAAGCTGCTCCCATGTCTCCTCGGGTCTTGGTGCTTGTTTTCGGCAGaaactctcctgctctctgcctgctcagcctgctaAAAATTCAGACGAGTtgctctggttctggttctaagTGTCGGTCGTCCTCTGACTTGTCCCTGTCTGTGTGCGGGTTGTACACAGAGGAGGACCTGctggcagcagcctgaagcccgTTGTCACTAACTCTTAAGTAAGGGGAAGatctaaactaaaaatctaaCATTTAAGATCAAAGTAAGCGATCTACATATGAGCGTCATCGACGAACTTCTTATCTTGTAAAACGTCCGGTGTAACCAGTAACACCGGTGTTGTCACAGTTTATTAGTCAGTGGGAAAATGTCCTCACTGTGGTGTCCCTACTCATGATgggcaatttaaaaaaaaaaagaaaagtacaaaaatttgaagcagcagaaccagatatattgtcttttttttattccacacattatTTTTCCTTGTCAAACTctggcacctacattacccacaatgcaacctGACTCAATTCACTCAACTGTACAGAGTTAGGAGCATTATTCTAGTAGTGGCTGTCGTAGCCTCGAGCTGTTAGCGTCAAGAAGACATAAGGAGTGGGCTACACGGATCTGGTaccctcacttctttctaactcaaCTCCCCccaaaatattttcattctcaaacttgtagtcttcagcacCAATCGACGCTGACTTGAGTGACATCAGTAGAGCCCTCCCCTTTAATGCAATAGACAACTGAATTAAGATGATCCTTTTCACAACAtccatgtttgtttactgtccTGGATTTGATTTTCTGATAAAGCTCATATTTGCAATGCTTTTCATCTTTTGGGCAGCTGAATCTTAAATCTCAGATGTTGGGAGTGTCTTCGAACATACTAACAAGAGTTTTCAAAACATTGCCCTTTAGAAACTGCAGAGGCTTTTTTTCACAGACGATAATTTGGCATGTcgcagcaggaaaagcacagctaTATTAACATTAGTGATGGTTGAAttacatttagctgcttcaaTTTCAGGGTCCTGCTACTTactgacttactgggacacttgaatagagcAGACTCATTGTTAAAGGCCTGTAACCACATAACAgtaatggggggggggggggagtctaGTTTCAAGTATAGACTATATAAAGAGGGACGTAGAgatgtgtgacatcacccactggtttgcattagagccagtttgaagcccagagttgcagcttatggtcggcgccatcttttccatttggaacCAGGACCTTCCGAATAAGTAGTGCGGGTTGTTTCCTTTCACGCTCTGGCATCAAAGCTACTATTTGTCTTTATATCTTATAAATGGAGCAAGAGGGCCCgtatttagagattgagaccataattacttgttgaaaaaatgtattaacttCTTATTTcatgagagaagttgatgctttttgaatgagagtctattggagccagcatctagcagccatcAGTGGTTTTGCACTTTAAGAGACTTCCACATTGGCTGTGGTTGTTGCTGCTTGttttcaagtctctgcaagttgTTTTTCATACCGTGCTGGCATGAACTGTAGCCAACAGCTGTAGGGGAGATAGGAAATCAACTAGAAAACCTAATAGTTATGTTGAAAAACACAATTCAATCAAATCAgtttaaaaacagtattttgggggcattttaaatctttattgaTGAGTTGATAGGAGAGATTCCCTTAATTCCCTTAATTGCATCCACACTTCCttcacttgcgtcttttccttCATCTCAGTTCCCCCCACCGAAGAAGCGAGGAGAGATGCACAGAATAGATGcgaggaaaagagaaaacataattttagaAAACTGAGACGTCCACATTTCTGATGACAGCagcacagctggatcagctgtccgTCAACTTTAACAGTTATCAATATGGTTTATGAAAAACAGAATCAGCgccaaaaacaagaaacaaatgtACACTTAcacaaggaaaaaacacaattacaaaaataacataaatcagTTCCATAATACATATAATAACTGATAAATTTCACATATCTTTATGCAGCTGTACTTACTCAGTTTAATGTGAACTTAAATGAATCCTTCATGGCTCTCCAGACGAGTCCAGACAGGCCTCAACTATTGACTCTGCTTTCTTTGGTCCAAGACAGTTCAGAAAAGGATCCCATATTTTATCAAacttaaaagttttaaaaaaccTTTACAAACCTTTACAAGTTGTACAAAAAGCTTCATTAGGGatcagacattttatattttgaatgCGTTGCACAATAGAAGGTCTTTTATCAGTGATCCACATTTCTAAAATACACTTAGGAGCACAATACAATGATGTTTGTAGAAGGTGTGTGTGCAAAAGGAATGTGAAATTCCTGTTAAGTATCCAAGATAAATGCCTCTGGTAGAGAGAAACCCCCAGTATCTTATTCAACTCCCTTTGTATTTTGCTTCAAAAATCCTGAATTTCAATACATTTGCAGAAATGGTGAATCAGGGTTCCTTCTgaacttttacatttattacacaaacgtttgcattctgtatttatactgtgtacaaATCAGTCGAACCACAGTGTGGTTTTTATCTGCATCTGAATTTATTAATATTCTGATTGTAGAATTATTTAGATTGTGAGTATATAATACTCACATTAAACTATAGCTTCTAGCAGACACACAAGGA encodes:
- the LOC137198794 gene encoding transmembrane protein 79-like is translated as MSGQSGLISELTEEAAPSPAGPTAEAQTAGSEKPHESNSIEDGKTFEDKEVKEKEEDQEEVEEEVSASALLEPSTLPWPGDKDKRPQTDNDDEIRSEKGASEPEEKDAGINGGSQDTSDEQSQAESDRKGIAKWRESMPEGERWRDDEIEVQRDGKGDGSLADDEDEEEEEDGESDWISEKAAPGFTPKVTIVRPSSKELPEESTFFIEKDIEKEPQMEPNSAAQFYPDWTEQDDKYYLCEHVCSERLRLVLAVVAAGLLFPLLVWGGYAFLPFDSPLLESTPLRVVYTLRCSFFATIPIMLGVLVQGVARLRYSSLTPLYQSKLVNREVAVHWHYINESLALFLFYFLQLTVMATYISQDLVKLVPLLTIIFVFGRLIYWLCLSLGSSIRGLGFGFSFFPILVMLGANLYYVCASVGQGAVFDVGPPTKAPTPRLRWWN